The DNA sequence GCGGTGGAGGACAAACGACGCGACGAGATGGAGCGAGAAAAGACGGCTGCGGCTGTCGCGGCCTACCACGAATGGTTCATGCACGCGATGCGAGAGCCCAGCCCTCGGCCTCGAAAGTACGAAAACGCCGTGGAACACGTCTCACTCCAAGACAGGACCCTCGTGATCGGTCTCTCCATCGATGACAAGGAGGCGGCGATCGGCCTCTGTGATCTCACGCTCGAGGAATGGTCGGACCGAGTACGTCACGGCGTTTCCAAGATTCTGGTGGTTTCCGCCGGCGATGGGTCGAAGCTCGCAGAGTCATTCGGAACATCAGCCGGGACACAGGTGTGCCGGTAGATCCTCCCGGGTGCGCAAGACCGCGGCCGGGTTGATCTACATCCGAAACCCGAACACGAACGCATGGGCCTCGGTGTCGCCAACGTTGCTGACAACGCTGTAGCCCGCCGGAAGCCAGATAGCTTCTCCCGCCTTCATCACCTCTTCAGAGTCACTGACCGCCGCCCCTTGGAACTCGAGATCACAGTCTGAAGACGCAACCACCAACAACGGCAGATTGGGGGGCAGCGGGTTGCCCTGGAGCTGATCGAGCCTGCTATCGACAACCAGCACGTTTTCGTCGTCGAGGAGCACCTTGCCGTGGCGTTCCATTTCGATGGCGACATCGGGTACGGCAAGAGTCTCGAGATGTGGTGATGTCTCGACGGCGCTTCGTTCGACGATCAGAAATTCGCCCTCGGAGTCGCTGACGTTGGCGAAAGACAGGCGTCCCTTGGGCCAGGTGGCAATCTCGCCAGGAACCATGTGAACGATTTCTTCGACGCCGTTGTCGACGACACTCAAGGTGCACTCGGACAGCGGAAGAGCGTAGCGGACACCCGCCTCGTGCGGTGGGATCAGCTCCCCCGGGGGGAGAGCGACGTGGGCGACAGCGGCCCATTTGTTCGCGAACACGGTACGCGCCATCGACGGCGCCGCGGTGACCATCGCAGGATCAGTCGGTTGATCGGGCAGAATTTCAGCGACCTCCTGGGTAAAATCTTCGGATTCCTTTGTTTCGAGCTGCCGGCCACATCCCCACAGTGCGCCGAGGCAGCAGACGAACACCAGAATGTTGCGTGAGAGTTGCATGGTAATCCTCCATTTGTTCGGAATCATTTGTCGTAGCCACGTTGATGACAGAGGGCGACCACGGTCTGCAAAAGCTCGTCGTCGCTCAAAGTCGATCGGTTGAGCACCAGGTCGTAAAGGGTCGGATCATCGACAGTGTGCCCGAAGTAGTGTTCCAGGAAGTGTGCGCGACGATGGTCCACGTCTTCAATCCGCTTTCGCGCCTGTGCGGCGTCGACAGCGTCGCGACTCATGACGCGGCGGACTCGCTCTTCCTCGGACGCCACTAACCGAACGGTCAGCCCTCGGTTGTGGGGTAGAAAGAACTGTGCGCCGCGACCGACCAGCACGACGTTGCCGTGCATCCCGACGAGCCGGACAACCTTGCCAAGATGGTGCACATAGGTGTCGAGGTTGATGATCTGGTGCGGCATGAGATCACCGAGCACCTCACGCACCCAGTTCGCCTTGGCATCGTCGAGCAGGTGCACCATCTCGCTGTCGAGCTCGAAGGTTTCGGCGATGAGATCGACGATCTCGCCATCGAGAACCGGCCACTCGAGGGCCTCACCGAGGCGCCTCGCAAAATCACCGCCGCCGGCGCCCGATAACCTCGACACGGCAACATATGGTCCCATGTGATGATCAGGCGGATCATCCGGGAGCTCGTGATGCAGCGCAGCGTCGATGTTGCGTTTGATACGGTCCCAGTACAGCCTGTGATCGGCCAGTCGTTCAATGATTTCGCTCGTAGTCTCTGTCGTCATGATGTCCTCCAATGTCGCGTCATGCGCTCGCTCGTTGTGTTGCCAGCAGTCCGTACCCTTCGTCGTCGAATAGCCGGTAACCGGCTCGTTTGATCAGATCGTTCACCACGAACCAAACCAGGGAGTAGCCCCAGACGAAGCCCGCCCAGCGCCAGCCGATGGGGTTCATGAGAACGCCGTACACGGCAGCCAGTGTTGCCAGTACCTTGGTGGCGACGGCGGCCCACAGAAGGGCGGGCGCGGGCCTGCTCGACCAGAACGGGCCTCGGGTGCGAGTGAGAAAGATAGTCAGGTGCCCGGCCACCGCCAATTTGAGGAAAATCAGCGATTGGATCGTCGCGCGATCGAGGTGGAAGACCCGTTCGGCGAGGAAGAACAGTCCGAAGGTCGCAACAACTCCGGCTATGCCGAGAAGCGACGAAACCCCAAGAACGCGACCCATGTTCCATCGTTCCGGTTGCTCGGATGCCTCGGCACGATCGAAGGCGATCGCCAAGATCGGGCCGTCGTTGAGCAACGCCAGCAGCACGATCATCGCCGCTGTCACCGGGTAGAAGTTGAAAATCAAAATCGACGCTGTCATGAACAGCAGCACTCGAATCGTCTCGGCGATTCGGTAGATGGCGTAGCTGTTCATTCGCTGAAAGATGCGGCGGCTTGAACGGATGGCGTCGATGATCACCGACAGCCCGGGGTTTGTGAGGACAATATCGGCTGCGGCGCGTGCGGCGTCAGTGGCGCCCGACACGGCGATCCCGCAGTCCGCCTTTTTCAAGGCAGGCGCATCGTTGACGCCGTCGCCGGTCATGCCCGTGATGTGCCCCTTTTTCTGCAGCACGTCCACGATGTGATGCTTGTGTTCGGGAAACACCTGAGCGAAGCCGTTCGCCGCTTCGATGTCGTCGGAGAGCTGTGCGCCTTGGTGGTGAACAGTGCTTGAAAGCCGATCCGCATCGACGATGTTCGTGCCCAAACCGACCTGGCGCGCGATTTCTCGAGCGATCGACATCTGGTCGCCGGTGACCATTTTGACCTCGATGCCCAGGTCTCGGGCGGCGTTCAGAGTCTCTCTCGAGTCGGCCCGAGGCGGATCGTATAGTGGTAACACGCCAAGCATGCGCCAACGTCCGCCATCGACGGTGCGCGCGACGCCCAGCGACCGGTAGCCGCGCGTTGCGAACTCGTCCACCGTCGCCATCATCTCGTGGCGCATTTCGTCGTCGTCGTCGACCAGGGCGAGAACCGCCTGCGGCGCCCCCTTGGACACTTTGAATGTATGCCCGCGCTCATCCGCAACAGTGGCTTCCGTACGCTTGTTGACAGGATCGAACGGCACGAAGCTGGTGACCCTATGGCCCGCCAGAAGCGCGTCGTCGGGAACCTCATCGAGCACGGCAAGGTCGATCGGATCCTCGTTTGCCGGGTTCGACGCGAGCGCGGCGCAACGGATGACGTCGTCGAGTTCGACGCCCGGAGCCACAACCGGTTCACCGAAGCTGAGTTTGTTCTCCGTCAACGTGCCGGTCTTGTCGGTGCACAGCACATCCATTCCTGCGAGCTCCTCGATTGCCGCCAGGCGGCTGACGATCGCGTTCTTGGCGGCCAACAGTCGCGCGCCGACCGCCATGGTGACCGACAGCACGGCCGGCATGGCGACCGGGATTGCGGCGATCGTCAGCACCAGGGCGAACTCAAGCGTGGTGACGATCGGGTCACCCCGGAAGAGAGCCACCAGGAGAATCAGGGCGATCATCGCCGCTGCCAGGACAAGCAACGCGTCACCGATCTTGAGAACCGCCTGCTGGAAATGGCTGACAGTTTCCGACTGCTCGACCAAAAGCGCGGTGCGTCCGAAGAACGTGTCGCCTCCGGTGGCGATCACCGTGGCGTCAGATTCGCCCAGCTTGAGGACCGAACCCGAGTACACGGCATCGCCATGTGATCGCTTGACGGGCAGCGACTCGCCGGTGAGTGCGGACTGGTCCACCTGAAGCTCGCCGTCATCTCGAAGGCGGGCGTCAGCCGGGATCACGTCGCCGAGCCGGAGCCTGATGAGGTCTCCGGGAACGAGCTCGCGTGCCGCGATCGTCCGCCACGCGCTGTCGCGCCGGACCCGCGCCGTTGGTGCGAGCTTTGACTTGAGCGCATCGATCGCCGTGTCCGCCTGGTACTCCTCCCAAAAACCGACAACCGCGTTGCCGACGAGGAGCACGAGAATGATCGCCAGATCGGCCCAGTGGTGGACGACGGCTGACAGAACTGCAGCAGCTTCGATCATCCAAGGGATCGGACCCCAGAAGTACGACAGGAATGTGCGCAACACGTTCCGGGGGTGTTCAGGAAGCTCGTTCGGACCAAACCGCTCGAGGCGATTGGCGACCTCGGAGGTGGCGAGGCCTTCGCTGGCGGTATCAAACTCCGCGTCGAGGGTATTGATCGACTTGTGATTGTCGTCCGTTCCGGTGACGAACTCCGTTGCAAGCTGTCGCGCTATCGCCATAATTTCTCCTTGCCGACCGTTTTGGCGGGCCGACACCCGGTCATTGACCACCGCAAGGAACGTGCCAGAGAAAGATGCGTTTCAATATTCGATCGGCAGTCGTGAACGGGTCGCGGGCTGGCTCATTTGAACCAAGCGTGGTTGATCTCGGCCGGAGACCTGGCGTGGATATGTGCGGGTTCGACAGGTTCGATTTCAAGCCGCCTACAATTCGAGATTCGCAGACGCCAGACCGAAGAGGTCCTTGAGGGTGAGGATGCCGAGCAAATGATCTCCCTCGACAACGGACATGAGCGATTGGCCCGTGCGGCTCATGATGGCCGGGGCCTGCATCGCATCGACCTGCAGGAATATATCGTGCATACTGAGCTCGCCGTCATGATCAAGAGAACACCAACATTCGGGGTGAGTGCCGCCGCTCCGGGGAAACAGGTCGTGTCGACGGGGATCGCGAGCGCCCGCAGCATTGGGTCGACCGCGGATCGAACGAGCCCATGAACTCCTCCCCGAACGGCAGCCTCGGGACGTGGGAATTGGTCGCGATCGGTGTCGGGGGCATGGTGGGAGGCGGGATCTTCGCGGTCCTGGGCTTGGCGGTGCAGTTTGCCGGAGGCGGTACTCCGGTCGCCTTTCTCATCGCCGGGTTCGTCGCCCTGCTCACATCGTATTCGTACGCCAAGCTCGCCGTGGCCTATCCCAGCCAGGGGGGCACCGTCGTGTTTCTCGACCGTGCCTTCGGTGTCGACATGTTCACGGGCAGCATGAATGTGTTGCTGTGGTTGAGCTATGTCGTCATGCTCGCACTCTACGCTCGTGCATTCGGAAGCTACGGCGCGACCTTCTACTCTGGGACCCATGATCCCTTGATCGAGCACCTCCTGATCAGCGGCGCAATTCTCGTGCCGACGGCACTCAACCTGCTGAGCGCCGATATGATCGGGCGTGCCGAAACCTGGATCGTCGGTCTCAAGATCGGGCTTCTGGCGGTATTCGTCGCGGTCGGCCTCGCCGGGATAGATCCTGAACGCCTGGCATTCGCCACCTGGACTCCGCCCGTCCAATTACTGACCGGCGGCATGATCATCTTCGTTGCCTACGAGGGCTTCGAGCTGATCGCCAACGCGGCCGGCGATGTCCGCCAACCGGCGCGGGTGCTGCCGAGGGCCTTCTACATCTCGGTGGGCAGCGTGATCGTGCTGTACGTTCTGGTATCAGCGGTGACGGTCGGCAATCTCCCCCTGGCGCGCATCGCCGCAGCCCGAGATTACGCCCTCGCCGAAGCGGCACAGCCCTTCCTCGGCCGCCCCGGGTTCACACTCATCGCGATCGCGGCCCTGCTGTCGACGGTGTCAGCCATCAACGCCACCCTGTATGGTGCGTCCAGGCTGAGCTACAACATCGCCAAGGAGGGCGAACTGCCGGCTGCCCTGGAGCGGAAGATCTGGAACCGGCCCGTCGAGGGTCTCCTGATCACCTCCAGCCTGTCTCTCCTGCTCGCCAATCTGGCGGACCTGTCGAGTATCTCTACCATCGGGAGCACCGGTTTCCTTTTGATTTTCGCCGCAGTCAACGCCGCAAACTTCGTTCTTGCCGATTCCACCGGTGCCCTCCGGTGGTTGGCCGCAACCGGGATTGTTGGTTGTCTCGTGGCGGCTGGCGCGTTGGTATGGCAGACGGCGGAGAGCTCACCGCGGACGTTGTGGGTGATTGTTGCCATGATTACCCTTGCGGTGGCAATCGAGGGCGCCTATCGGCTCACGCGGCGCCGCACATTACACCTGATGTGACCTGAGGCACCGGTTCCGTCGGCAGGCGTTGTAATGTTGCGTCGAGGCTCAGTCCGAAATCTCTATGTGGTGTTTTTCGATGCGGTAACGAAGCGTCTGGCGGGTGGTGCCGAGTATCCGCGCCGCCGAGGAGACGTTGCCGTGCGTGCGATCCAATGCCTTCTCGATGATCATCTTTTCCATATCGTCGAGCGATAGGCTGCCGTCAACAGGCAACTGCAAGGAGCCGGAATCCACGGACATCGTCGTTGGTCCGCCCTCGGCCCCTGTCGGTTGTCCGAGCTGCAACCATTCGACCGGAAATCGTTCGCCGTCTGAGAGGAGCACGCAACGCTCGATGGCGTTGCGCAGCTCACGGACATTCCCCGGCCAGTGGTATCCACGCAGCGTGTTCCACGCCGGGTCCGGGATATCGCGCACGCATTTGTCCGCGACAACGTTGAACTCATCAACAAAAAGCGGCACCAGTGCGTCGAGGTCGTCCATTCGCGACCGCAGCGGCGGGACGTCAAGCACGAACACGCTGAGGCGATGATAGAGATCAGCGCGAAACGACCCGTCAGCCACGTGGTTCGGCAGGTTGCGATTACTCGCCGCGAGGACCTGCACGTCAACCTCGATCTCGCGTTCACCGCCGACTCGCCTCAGCCTGCGGTCCTCGATCGCCTTCAGCAGCTTGGCCTGGAGACCTGGAGCCAACTCCGTGATCTCGTCGAGAAAGATGGTGCCCCCGTTCGCCTGCTCGAGGAGGCCGCGATGGCGTCCCTTGGCCCCGGTGAATGCTCCGCCCTCATGGCCGAAAAGCTCCGATTCGAGGAGCTCCGCCGGCAGTGCGGCACAGTTGATTTCGACCATCGGCGCGGCGGCCCGTACACCGGAGTAATGCAGGATCCGCGCAGCCAGTCCTTTTCCCGTCCCGGTTTCGCCTGTGATGATAATGGCGGTAAGCGGAACGCTGGAAAGCTTGTGCATCATCCGGCGGAGTTCGGATGTCGCGGAGCTCGAGCCGACAAACGCTTCGGGCGAGTAGCGGCGGTTGTGCGCGGCCGTCTGGTCATGCAAACGCCGTTGGGCGCGGGCACTGCGGGTGGCACCTGCGACCACCAGATCAAGGCGCTCGACGGGGCATGGCTTTTCGAGAAACTCGAAGGCACCGAGGCGCAAAGCGCGGACGGAATCCGGGATGGTTCCATAGGCTGTCAGCAGGATCCACTCACCCCCGATCGTATGGTTGCGGGCCCACTCGAGGATGTCGAGCGCATTGCCGTCTGGGAGATTCATATCCGACAGCACTACCAGCGGATCGAGAGATTTCTCCTTCAGGAGTCTCTTCGCAGCGCCGAGGTCGGCTGCATGAACCACCTCCCAGCCGGAGTCACGGTAGTGCCGGGCCAGCTCGTTTGCCAACAGGTCTTCGTCCTCGATGACGAGCAGGGTGTCAGCCATTGCAGCATTCCACGATCAGGCGTACGCACGCTCCATGGGGTTCCATGTTGGTCAACTTGATCTCCCCTCCCAAATCGGCGGCCACCCGGCGCACCATCGCGAGACCAAGGCCGGTGCCGGAGCCGCCGGTGGCAAACTTCCTGACGCCTCCGGTCAGGATCTCGTTCGAGAACCCGGGGCCATCGTCGCACACGGTGACCTCGATGTTGCCATTCTCCCGCTTAGCCCCAATGGCGATATGGGCCGGTTCACGGCCGACCGCCTGAACTGAGTTGAGAATCAAATTCAACAGAGCCTGCCGCACCCTGTCCTGCGGCAGATTGCAGTGAAGGTCGTCATCGATTGTGCACTCGAGCACAATGCGATCAGGAATCTGGTAACGCATCAAATTCAACAGATTCGTCACGAGCTCCCGAAGATTGACCTTTCGCGGCGGTTCAGGACGATGGCGCGCCGCTTCAAGCGCCTGATTGAGGAGACGGGTGAGACGCTCAATTTCGGCG is a window from the Acidobacteriota bacterium genome containing:
- a CDS encoding cytidylate kinase-like family protein, yielding MTTETTSEIIERLADHRLYWDRIKRNIDAALHHELPDDPPDHHMGPYVAVSRLSGAGGGDFARRLGEALEWPVLDGEIVDLIAETFELDSEMVHLLDDAKANWVREVLGDLMPHQIINLDTYVHHLGKVVRLVGMHGNVVLVGRGAQFFLPHNRGLTVRLVASEEERVRRVMSRDAVDAAQARKRIEDVDHRRAHFLEHYFGHTVDDPTLYDLVLNRSTLSDDELLQTVVALCHQRGYDK
- a CDS encoding plasma-membrane proton-efflux P-type ATPase, yielding MAIARQLATEFVTGTDDNHKSINTLDAEFDTASEGLATSEVANRLERFGPNELPEHPRNVLRTFLSYFWGPIPWMIEAAAVLSAVVHHWADLAIILVLLVGNAVVGFWEEYQADTAIDALKSKLAPTARVRRDSAWRTIAARELVPGDLIRLRLGDVIPADARLRDDGELQVDQSALTGESLPVKRSHGDAVYSGSVLKLGESDATVIATGGDTFFGRTALLVEQSETVSHFQQAVLKIGDALLVLAAAMIALILLVALFRGDPIVTTLEFALVLTIAAIPVAMPAVLSVTMAVGARLLAAKNAIVSRLAAIEELAGMDVLCTDKTGTLTENKLSFGEPVVAPGVELDDVIRCAALASNPANEDPIDLAVLDEVPDDALLAGHRVTSFVPFDPVNKRTEATVADERGHTFKVSKGAPQAVLALVDDDDEMRHEMMATVDEFATRGYRSLGVARTVDGGRWRMLGVLPLYDPPRADSRETLNAARDLGIEVKMVTGDQMSIAREIARQVGLGTNIVDADRLSSTVHHQGAQLSDDIEAANGFAQVFPEHKHHIVDVLQKKGHITGMTGDGVNDAPALKKADCGIAVSGATDAARAAADIVLTNPGLSVIIDAIRSSRRIFQRMNSYAIYRIAETIRVLLFMTASILIFNFYPVTAAMIVLLALLNDGPILAIAFDRAEASEQPERWNMGRVLGVSSLLGIAGVVATFGLFFLAERVFHLDRATIQSLIFLKLAVAGHLTIFLTRTRGPFWSSRPAPALLWAAVATKVLATLAAVYGVLMNPIGWRWAGFVWGYSLVWFVVNDLIKRAGYRLFDDEGYGLLATQRASA
- a CDS encoding APC family permease; the encoded protein is MNSSPNGSLGTWELVAIGVGGMVGGGIFAVLGLAVQFAGGGTPVAFLIAGFVALLTSYSYAKLAVAYPSQGGTVVFLDRAFGVDMFTGSMNVLLWLSYVVMLALYARAFGSYGATFYSGTHDPLIEHLLISGAILVPTALNLLSADMIGRAETWIVGLKIGLLAVFVAVGLAGIDPERLAFATWTPPVQLLTGGMIIFVAYEGFELIANAAGDVRQPARVLPRAFYISVGSVIVLYVLVSAVTVGNLPLARIAAARDYALAEAAQPFLGRPGFTLIAIAALLSTVSAINATLYGASRLSYNIAKEGELPAALERKIWNRPVEGLLITSSLSLLLANLADLSSISTIGSTGFLLIFAAVNAANFVLADSTGALRWLAATGIVGCLVAAGALVWQTAESSPRTLWVIVAMITLAVAIEGAYRLTRRRTLHLM
- a CDS encoding sigma-54 dependent transcriptional regulator; protein product: MADTLLVIEDEDLLANELARHYRDSGWEVVHAADLGAAKRLLKEKSLDPLVVLSDMNLPDGNALDILEWARNHTIGGEWILLTAYGTIPDSVRALRLGAFEFLEKPCPVERLDLVVAGATRSARAQRRLHDQTAAHNRRYSPEAFVGSSSATSELRRMMHKLSSVPLTAIIITGETGTGKGLAARILHYSGVRAAAPMVEINCAALPAELLESELFGHEGGAFTGAKGRHRGLLEQANGGTIFLDEITELAPGLQAKLLKAIEDRRLRRVGGEREIEVDVQVLAASNRNLPNHVADGSFRADLYHRLSVFVLDVPPLRSRMDDLDALVPLFVDEFNVVADKCVRDIPDPAWNTLRGYHWPGNVRELRNAIERCVLLSDGERFPVEWLQLGQPTGAEGGPTTMSVDSGSLQLPVDGSLSLDDMEKMIIEKALDRTHGNVSSAARILGTTRQTLRYRIEKHHIEISD